The following DNA comes from Burkholderia sp. HI2500.
AGGCATTCCGGTGTCGATCGACTTGTGCGACGTGAACGGCGCGGTGCTCGAACGCGCGACGACGGACGCGTGAACGCGCGTCAGGTGGGTCAGGATTCGGTCGCGGCCGCGACTTCGGCGGCCTCGGCGAGCGCGTTGAGAAAGCGCGTGCGCCACCAGTGCACGTCGGTCTTGCGCACGATCGCCATCAGCGCCGCGTGGCGCTGGCGGCGCTCTTCGAGCGGCATCGTGAGCGCGCGCTGGATCGCCTGCGCGGTGCCTTGCGTGTCGTACGGATTGACGAGCAGTGCCGACTTCAACTGCTCGGCCGCGCCGGCGAAACGCGACAGCACGAGCACGCCCGGATCGGCGGCATCCTGCGCGGCGAGAAATTCCTTCGCGACGAGGTTCATCCCGTCGCGCAGCGGCGTGACGAGCGCAACGCGGCTCGCGCGGTAGAGACCCGGCAGGCGCTTGCGCGCGACGGTGCGGTGAATGTAGCGCATCGGCATCCATTCGAGTTCGCCGTAGTCGCCGTTGATCGCGCCGCACAGGCTGTCCATCTCGCGCCGCAGGTCGTCGTATGCGCCGAGATCCTCGCGGCTCGGCGCGGCGATCTGGATCAGCGTCGCGCGGTTGCGGTTCTCCGGATATTGCTCGAGCAATTGGCGGAATGCATGCACGCGTTGCGGCAGCCCCTTCGTGTAGTCGAGGCGGTCGACGCCGACCAGCAACTGGCGGCGCGAGTATTCATCGCGCATTCGCTCGAACATGTCGAGGCCGTCGCGATCGCGCGCGAGCGATTCGAACTCGTCGACGTTGATGCCGATCGGGAATGCGCCGGCCGACAGCGTGCGGCCGAACGCGCGCAGGCGGCCGTCGGGCAGCCGCGCGGCGCCGGCTTCCGCTTCGACGTAATGCTCGAAGTGAAGCAGATCCGACTCTGTCTGGAAGCCGACGAGATCGTAGGCGAACAGCGAACGCATCAGCCATTCGTGTTCCGGGATCGCGGCCATGATCGGCGGCGGCGGCATCGGAATGTGCAGGAAGAAGCCGATCGGATTCGTGCAGCCCATCGCGCGCAGCTCGGCGGCGAGCGGAATCAGCTGGTAGTCGTGGACCCAGATGGTGTCGTCGGGGCGCAGCAGCGTGCGCAGCTTGCGCGCGAACAGCTGGTTCACGCGCCGGTAGCCGTCGGCGAAGCGGCGGTCGAACTGCGCGAGATCGAGCCGGTAGTGAAACACCGGCCACAGCACGTTGTTCGAATAACCGAGGTAGTACGCGTCGTAATCCTGCGGGTCGAGATCGATCGTCGCGAGCTGGATGCCGCCGACGTTCTGGATCTGCACCTCGTCGCCGTGCGCAGGCTGGTCGTCGCCGCCGCGTAGCCTCCCGCTCCAGCCGAACCAGACGCCGCCGGATTCCTGCAGGCTGTCCTTCACGGCGACGGCGAGCCCGCCGGCCGCGGCTTTACGGGGATCTGCAATGCGATTGGATACGACGACGAGTCGGCTCACCAGCTCTCCTGACGATTGTTGAGGGAAGGGTTCGTGCGGCCGTGGCGCGAGAAGCAGACGCCGCCATCGACGCGCGGTGCGCGCAGCGACGGGGCCGCAATGCGATCGGTCGGGAGTCAGGGCACGCGACTCGCAGTCCGATCGCGGAGTGCTTTTTTAAGCATACTCGTCATTCGGCTGTTTTAAAAGTCTGCATCGGCGCGCGACGCGCGTGCGAATGCAGCGCGATCTCCATGACGCCGGTATGGCAACGTGAGAAACATGGGCGGGACCGAAACTTGCGCAGCGCTGGCCATTCAGCGTGCGCCGCGTGATGCGCAAGCGCGCACGTCACGCGCGATCGAGCGTGACGATGTGCAATTCATGACGTGCGCCCGCGGCCCGCGCCGGTCGGTGGAAGGGACCGGCGATGCCGTGGCTGCGCCGACGCGCGAGCGACACCGAGTGACGTGCAGGCGTGCCGCGCACGCGCGACGTCGTGCAGGCGAACCGGCCGCGCCGGACGGCGACGATATGCAACTGCACCGCGTGCCGCATGCGGCCGCGCATCGCGCGGTGCGCGCAAGCGTGATGCAGGCGGATCGGCGGAACAGCGGGCGCATCGTCGTCTCCTTGCGGTATCGGTTACGCGGTTGCGCGGTTCCGAGGTTACGCAGTGGCCGGTTGCCAGTGCTGCACGGCGGGCGCTTGCGCGTACTCGCCCAGCGACGCCACGTGCGTGCCGGACGGCATCCGGAACGCGGCAACCGTTTCGGACAGCTCGTGGCCTTGCGCCTCGAGCGACTTCGATGCGGCCGCGGCCTGCTCGACGAGCGCCGCGTTCTGCTGGGTCGTCTCGTCCATCTGCGTGATCGTCAGGTTCACCTGGTCGATGCCGCGGCTCTGCTCGGCCGACGCGGCCGCGATCTCGCCCATGATGTCCGTCACGCGCGCGACGGCCTGCGTGACGTCCGACATCGTCTTGCCGGCTTCGCCCGCGAGTTCGGAGCCGTCGCGGATCGTCTGCACCGACGCGGAGATCAGTTCCTTGATCTCCTTCGCCGCCGTCGACGAACGTTGCGCGAGGCTGCGCACTTCACTGGCGACCACCGCGAAGCCGCGCCCCTGTTCGCCCGCACGCGCGGCTTCGACGGCCGCGTTCAGCGCAAGGATGTTGGTCTGGAACGCGATGCCTTCGATGATGCCCGTGATGTCCGCGATCTTCGACGAGCTTTGGCCGATCTCCGTCATCGTGTCGACCACGCGACCGACCACCGCGCTGCCGCGCTGCGCGACGTCCGATGCGTTCGCGGCGAGCGAGCTGGCCTGTTGCGCGTTCTCCGCGTTCAGGCGCACCGTCGACGTGAATTCCTCCATCGTCGCGGCGGTTTCCTGCAGCGACGCCGCCTGTTCCTCGGTGCGCTGGCTCAGGTCGAGGTTGCCCGATGCGATCTCGCTGACCGCGTGCGCGATGCTGTTCGACGAATCGCGCACGCGGCCGACGATGCCGATCAGCCGCTCGTTCATCGTTCGCAGCGCGTCGAGCAGATCGCGCGTCTCGTCGTTGCCGCTCACGTTGATGCGGCTGCCGAGATCGCCGTTCGCGACCGTGCGCGCGACGTCCACGGCCGAGCCGATCGGCACCGTTATCTTGCGCGTCAGCCACAGGCCGCCGCATGCCGCGACCGCGACGGCGATCAGGCAGATGCCGGCCAGCAGGTTGCGCTCCATCGCATAGCGATCCGCGAATTGCTGCGCGATCGCGAGCTCGCGTTCATGCGTATAGGTTGCGTATGCATCGGTTGCGCGCACCAGTTGCGCGAGCAGTGGCCGGCAGTTGCCGTCGATGTCGGCGGTCGCCTCGTCTTTCTTGCCGGCCTGCGCGAGCCCGACGATGCGCAGGGCGACGGGCCCGTAGCTGGTTTCGATACGGACGATGTCGGCCACCAGTTCGCGCGCGCGATCGGAGGTGTCCGTC
Coding sequences within:
- the otsA gene encoding alpha,alpha-trehalose-phosphate synthase (UDP-forming), with amino-acid sequence MSRLVVVSNRIADPRKAAAGGLAVAVKDSLQESGGVWFGWSGRLRGGDDQPAHGDEVQIQNVGGIQLATIDLDPQDYDAYYLGYSNNVLWPVFHYRLDLAQFDRRFADGYRRVNQLFARKLRTLLRPDDTIWVHDYQLIPLAAELRAMGCTNPIGFFLHIPMPPPPIMAAIPEHEWLMRSLFAYDLVGFQTESDLLHFEHYVEAEAGAARLPDGRLRAFGRTLSAGAFPIGINVDEFESLARDRDGLDMFERMRDEYSRRQLLVGVDRLDYTKGLPQRVHAFRQLLEQYPENRNRATLIQIAAPSREDLGAYDDLRREMDSLCGAINGDYGELEWMPMRYIHRTVARKRLPGLYRASRVALVTPLRDGMNLVAKEFLAAQDAADPGVLVLSRFAGAAEQLKSALLVNPYDTQGTAQAIQRALTMPLEERRQRHAALMAIVRKTDVHWWRTRFLNALAEAAEVAAATES
- a CDS encoding methyl-accepting chemotaxis protein; the encoded protein is MSIKTKLLGGFGLLAAVVVIVSGMALKALSDTNAEFSRYMNGINARATVSAQIRTAVDRRAIAARNLVLVTKPSDVELELAEVNQAHKDVQDHLAKLKDLMANATDTSDRARELVADIVRIETSYGPVALRIVGLAQAGKKDEATADIDGNCRPLLAQLVRATDAYATYTHERELAIAQQFADRYAMERNLLAGICLIAVAVAACGGLWLTRKITVPIGSAVDVARTVANGDLGSRINVSGNDETRDLLDALRTMNERLIGIVGRVRDSSNSIAHAVSEIASGNLDLSQRTEEQAASLQETAATMEEFTSTVRLNAENAQQASSLAANASDVAQRGSAVVGRVVDTMTEIGQSSSKIADITGIIEGIAFQTNILALNAAVEAARAGEQGRGFAVVASEVRSLAQRSSTAAKEIKELISASVQTIRDGSELAGEAGKTMSDVTQAVARVTDIMGEIAAASAEQSRGIDQVNLTITQMDETTQQNAALVEQAAAASKSLEAQGHELSETVAAFRMPSGTHVASLGEYAQAPAVQHWQPATA